A part of Cygnus olor isolate bCygOlo1 chromosome 31, bCygOlo1.pri.v2, whole genome shotgun sequence genomic DNA contains:
- the LOC121062524 gene encoding olfactory receptor 14C36-like yields the protein MSNSSSITEFLLLAFAGTRELQLLHFALFLGIYLAALLGNSLILTAVACHHRLHTPMYFFLLNLALLDLGSISTTLPKAMANALWDTRAISYQGCAAQVFLFVFLIVSEFYVLTVMSYDRYVAICKPLHYGSLVGSRACAQMAAAAWGSGFLNAVLHTATTFSLPLCQGNAVDQFFCEIPHILRLSCSDVYLREVGLTAISFCLGVGCFLFIVVSYVLIFRAVLRMPSEQGLHKAFSTCLPHLAVVSLFVSTVLFAYLKPPSISSPSLDPVVSVLYSVVPPTSFVRKEKKVKLPSSNQLRKAKMDYG from the exons atgtccaacagcagctccatcactgagttcctcctgctggcattcgcaggcacgcgggagctgcagctcctgcacttcgcgctcttcctgggcatctacctggctgccctcctgggcaacagcctcatcctcaccgccgtagcctgccaccaccgcctccacacccccatgtacttcttcctcctcaacctcgccctccttgACCTGGGatccatctccaccactctgcccaaagccatggccaatgccctctgggacaccagggccatctcctaTCAAGGGTGTGCTGCACAGgtctttctgtttgtcttcttgATTGTGTCAGAATTTTATGTTCTCACTGTCATGTCCTACGAccgctacgttgccatctgcaagcccctgcactacgggagcctcgtgggcagcagagcttgtgcccagatggcagcagctgcctggggcagtggctttctcaatgctgtcctgcacacggccactacattttccctgcccctctgccaaggcaatgctgtggaccagttcttctgtgaaatcccccacATCCTCAggctctcctgctcagatgtCTACCTCAGGGAAGTTGGGCTTACTGCAATCAGCTTCTGTTTAGGTGTtggttgtttccttttcattgtgGTGTCCTATGTGCTGATCTTCAGGGcggtgctgaggatgccctctgagcagggcctgcacaaagccttttccacgtgcctccctcacctggccgtgGTCTCCCTGTTTGTCAGCACTGTCCtgtttgcctacctgaagcccccctccatctcttccccatccctggacccGGTGGTGTCAGTTCTGTACtcggtggtgcctcca acCAGCTTtgtgaggaaggagaagaaagtaaaaCTCCCGTCCAGCAACCAGCTGAGGAAGGCCAAAATGGATTACGGATGA
- the LOC121062525 gene encoding olfactory receptor 14C36-like, with protein sequence MSNSSSITEFLLLAFADTRELQLLHFGLFLGIYLAALLGNGLILTAVACHHRLHTPMYFFLLNLALLDLGCISTTLPKAMANALRDTRVISYQGCVAQVFFFLFFISAEYSLLTVMAYDRYVAICKPLHYGSLVGSRACAQMAAAAWGSGFLNAVLHTATTFSLPLCQGNAVDQFFCEIPHILKLSCSDAYLREVGALVFSVSLAFGCFVFIVFSYLQIFRAVLRMPSSQGRHKAFSTCLTHLAVVSLFVSTIMFAYLKPPSISSPSLDLVVAVLYSVVPPAVNPLIYSMRTKELKDAVRKFFGYIAELSSLFGTRAHCCGLEI encoded by the exons atgtccaacagcagctccatcactgagttcctcctgctggcattcgcagacacgcgggagttgcagctcctgcacttcgggctcttcctgggcatctacctggctgccctcctgggcaacggcctcatcctcaccgccgtagcctgccaccaccgcctccacacccccatgtacttcttcctcctcaacctcgccctcctcgacctgggctgcatctccaccactctgcccaaagccatggccaatgccCTCAGGGACACCAGGGTCATCTCCTATCAAGGGTGTGTCGCTcaggtctttttctttctgttctttatatCAGCAGAATATTCCCTTCTCACTGTCATGGCCTACGAccgctacgttgccatctgcaagcccctgcactacgggagcctcgtgggcagcagagcttgtgcccagatggcagcagctgcgtggggcagtggctttctcaatgctgtcctgcacacggccactacattttccctgcccctctgccaaggcaatgctgtggaccagttcttctgtgaaatcccccacatcctcaagctctcctgctcagatgcctacctcagggaagttgGGGCACTTGTGTTTAGTGTTTCTTTAGcctttggttgttttgttttcattgttttctcctatttgcagatcttcagggcagtgctgaggatgccctcttCTCAGggccggcacaaagccttttccacgtgcctcaCTCACTTGGCCGTGGTCTCCCTGTTTGTCAGCACCATCAtgtttgcctacctgaagcccccctccatctcttccccatccctggacctggtggtggcagttctgtactcggtggtgcctccagcagtgaaccccctcatctacagcatgaggacCAAGGAGCTGAAGGATGCAGTGAGGAAATTCTTTGGATACAT agctgagctctcTAGTCTCTTTGGGACTAGGGCTCACTGTTGTGGGTTAGAAATTTAG
- the LOC121062523 gene encoding small nuclear ribonucleoprotein E-like → MASRGQGQKVQKVMVQPIVAFLRPGGDGGAAPQNLIFRYLQNRSSIQVWLYEQVNMRTEGCIIGFDEYVNLVLDDAEEVHSKTKSRKQLGRILLKGDNITLLQSVSN, encoded by the exons ATGGCGTCCCGCGGGCAGGGCCAGAAGGTGCAGAAGGTGATGGTGCAGCCCATCGTAGCCTTCCTGCGGCCGGGGGGCGACGGGGGAGCGG CGCCCCAGAACCTCATCTTCCGCTACCTGCAGAAC AGGTCGAGTATCCAGGTGTGGCTTTACGAGCAAGTGAACATGCGGACAGAAGGCTGCATCATC GGCTTTGACGAGTACGTGAATTTGGTGCTGGACGACGCAGAGGAGGTTCACTCCAAGACAAAATCAAGGAAACAGCTGG gcaggatcCTGTTAAAAGGGGACAACATCACTCTTCTACAGAGCGTTTCTAACTAG
- the LOC121062526 gene encoding olfactory receptor 14C36-like, with the protein MSNSSSVSEFLLLPFADTRELQLLHFRLFLGIYLAALLGNSLILTAVACHHRLHTPMYFFLLNLALLDLGCISTTLPKAMANALRDTRAISYEGCAAQVFFSVFFVGAEYSLLTVMSYDRYIAICKPLHYGSLVGSRACAQMAAAAWGSGFLNAVLHTATTFSLPLCQGNAVDQFFCEIPHILKLSCSDAYLREVGFIAFSFCLGAGCFLFIVVSYVQIFRAVLKIPSEQGLHKAFSTCLPHLAVVSLFVSTIMFACLKPPSISSLYLDFVVAVLYSVVPPADPSVVGLLRAEAEQVPMAATTVHRQQ; encoded by the exons atgtccaacagcagctctgtgagcgagttcctcctgctgccattcgcagacacgcgggagctgcagctcctgcacttcaggctcttcctgggcatctacctggctgccctcctgggcaacagcctcatcctcaccgccgtagcctgccaccaccgcctccacacccccatgtacttcttcctcctcaaccttgccctcctcgacctgggctgcatctccaccactctgcccaaagccatggccaatgccctcagggacaccagggccatctcctaTGAAGGATGTGCTGCACAGgtcttcttttctgtcttctttgttGGAGCAGAGTATTCCCTTCTCACTGTCATGTCTTACGACCGCTacattgccatctgcaagcccctgcactacgggagcctcgtgggcagcagagcttgtgcccagatggcagcagctgcctggggcagtggctttctcaatgctgtGCTGCACACGGCCactacattttccctgcccctctgccaaggcaatgctgtggaccagttcttctgtgagaTCCCCCacatcctcaagctctcctgctcagatgcctACCTCAGGGAGGTTGGGTTTATTGCATTTAGCTTTTGTTTAGGTgctggctgctttcttttcattgtggtgtcctatgtgcagatcttcagggccGTGCTGAAGAtcccctctgagcagggcctgcacaaagccttttccacgtgcctcccgCACCTGGCTGTGGTCTCCCTGTTTGTCAGCACTATCATGTTTGCCTgcctgaagcccccctccatctcctccctaTACCTGGACTTTGTGGTGGCAGTTCTGTACtcggtggtgcctccagca gacccttctgttgtggggttgctgagagCCGAAGCAGAGCAAGTGCCGATGGCTGCCACGACGGTGCACCGGCAGCAATAG